A single window of [Clostridium] hylemonae DSM 15053 DNA harbors:
- a CDS encoding sensor histidine kinase: protein MSFSQYIKDRWFALFTELFISFLAAAFLSVMGSPAPVTAAVVILYFAGVLLSAGYDFLRKKRYYDELSDTLEQLEEKSYLSEMIEEPEFLDGQILYHVVRTNGKYLNDMIAKQRRELEEYKSYVQTWVHEVKTPIAVERLILENHKGEAAEGLAEEIDKIEKYVEQMLYYSKSASVESDYIIRPLSLKKLCMSAVQRNARMMVAEGVSPKFGSLDCEVLADIRWMEFVLGQIITNAVKYRDKERDSWLSFSAEQTDEKEGRGKNRIRLTVEDNGIGIASQDIPRVFAKGFTGENGRLFKKSTGMGLYLCRNLCERMDIEMEIRSVKGEGTAVSFYLNTI from the coding sequence ATGAGTTTTTCACAGTATATAAAAGACAGATGGTTCGCGCTCTTCACAGAACTGTTCATAAGTTTCCTGGCGGCGGCTTTTCTGAGTGTTATGGGGAGTCCTGCGCCAGTCACTGCCGCGGTAGTGATACTTTACTTCGCGGGAGTGCTTCTGTCTGCAGGCTATGACTTTTTAAGGAAAAAACGGTATTATGATGAACTGTCGGATACACTGGAGCAGCTGGAGGAAAAGTCGTATCTGAGCGAAATGATAGAAGAGCCGGAATTTCTTGACGGACAAATATTGTATCACGTTGTCAGAACGAACGGAAAGTATCTGAATGACATGATCGCGAAGCAGCGCAGGGAACTGGAAGAATATAAAAGTTATGTGCAGACATGGGTGCATGAGGTGAAGACGCCGATAGCAGTGGAACGGCTTATCCTTGAGAATCATAAAGGGGAAGCGGCGGAAGGTCTTGCGGAGGAAATCGATAAAATAGAAAAATATGTAGAGCAGATGCTCTATTACAGCAAAAGCGCAAGTGTGGAATCAGATTATATTATCCGGCCGCTGTCACTTAAAAAATTATGTATGAGCGCAGTGCAGAGAAATGCCAGGATGATGGTGGCAGAAGGAGTGTCCCCAAAGTTCGGCAGTCTGGACTGCGAAGTGCTTGCGGATATCAGGTGGATGGAATTTGTGCTCGGACAGATCATCACAAACGCGGTAAAGTATCGTGATAAAGAGAGAGATTCATGGCTGTCTTTTTCCGCAGAACAGACAGATGAAAAGGAGGGAAGAGGGAAAAACCGGATCAGGCTCACTGTGGAGGATAACGGGATCGGTATAGCTTCCCAGGATATTCCCAGGGTATTTGCAAAAGGATTTACAGGGGAGAACGGGCGGCTCTTTAAAAAGTCTACAGGTATGGGTCTCTACCTCTGCAGGAATCTGTGTGAAAGAATGGACATAGAGATGGAGATCCGGTCCGTAAAAGGGGAAGGAACCGCGGTATCCTTTTATCTGAATACGATATAA
- a CDS encoding response regulator transcription factor: MERIFIVEDEEKIRSELKTVLEKNGYTVEAAAEFGDIPRQIMEAAPDLVLLDINLPVNDGFYICREIRRQSDIPVIVVTSSDSDMDELMSLNVGADDFITKPYNIHILLAHIGTVLHRVKGPGRSFVITHKGLSLDVLGSSASHRGKKADLTKNELGILKYLMEHAGAVVSRNELICHMWEMEEFIEDSTLTVNVNRLRRKLSDIGLDDYLLTKRGQGYMV, encoded by the coding sequence ATGGAACGTATTTTTATAGTGGAGGATGAAGAGAAGATCCGCAGTGAGCTGAAGACTGTTCTGGAGAAAAATGGATACACAGTGGAGGCGGCGGCAGAGTTTGGCGATATACCCCGCCAGATCATGGAGGCGGCGCCGGATCTTGTACTGCTTGACATTAACCTGCCTGTGAATGACGGATTTTATATCTGCCGAGAAATACGCAGGCAGTCTGATATCCCTGTCATTGTAGTCACAAGCTCGGACAGTGACATGGATGAGCTGATGAGCCTGAACGTAGGGGCGGATGATTTTATTACAAAGCCGTATAATATTCATATCCTTTTGGCCCACATCGGGACAGTGCTGCACCGGGTGAAAGGGCCGGGCAGGTCGTTTGTGATCACGCACAAAGGTCTGTCTCTGGACGTGCTGGGCAGCAGCGCCAGCCACAGGGGGAAGAAGGCAGATCTGACAAAGAACGAACTCGGTATACTGAAATATTTGATGGAGCATGCCGGCGCTGTCGTTTCGAGAAACGAGCTTATCTGCCACATGTGGGAGATGGAAGAATTCATAGAGGACAGCACGCTTACGGTAAATGTCAACCGGCTGCGCAGGAAACTGTCGGATATCGGACTGGATGATTATCTTCTCACAAAACGGGGACAGGGGTATATGGTATGA
- a CDS encoding xylulokinase has protein sequence MQYSLGIDIGTTTVKCILFKEGPEVAAEAEKEYETLLPEPSWVQQDPDNWWDAVVQCIRIVLAKSWVDAEDIKVISVSSQAPAVLPVDKNGKPLHDALIWMDRRSKEEYEIIKERVGEDKIFELTGNRLDTYFTLTELMWFLRNKPELMEKCCKVLQVNGYINYKLTGTFSIDDTHASLTQIYDIHRCCWSEELLAAVGADRSLMPDVYRCCEPIGNVSKAAAQMTGLSVKTTVLAGAVDATAAGLEAGVYEGGRIAEMTGTSSVVLIGFDRLVTARELSYLKGRGENSTILYGPMNTAGGSLKWFRDALFGGETVRKDSYRRINSEIEKMAKYPSKIIFLPYMAGERAPIWDPDARGTFIGLNLNTNRAEMMRSIMEGTCFALKDNLNQALKIGIPIHDIICCGGCSKSEIWLKIKASVIEKEIKLPEVNLGAPGGLSYINAAYMGEYKSPEEASAACLKIRKTVEPVKEWIEPYREMFDVYEESYRSLKEQFKALVKI, from the coding sequence GTGCAGTATTCCCTCGGGATAGATATTGGAACAACAACGGTCAAATGTATCCTTTTCAAAGAAGGGCCGGAAGTGGCGGCAGAGGCTGAAAAGGAGTATGAGACGCTGCTTCCGGAGCCCTCCTGGGTGCAGCAGGATCCGGATAACTGGTGGGACGCGGTCGTACAGTGCATCCGCATAGTGCTGGCTAAAAGCTGGGTTGACGCAGAAGACATCAAGGTCATATCGGTCAGCAGCCAGGCGCCGGCCGTGCTTCCTGTGGACAAGAACGGAAAGCCGCTTCACGACGCATTGATCTGGATGGACAGAAGAAGTAAGGAAGAATATGAGATCATCAAAGAAAGGGTAGGAGAGGATAAAATATTTGAGTTAACCGGCAACCGGCTGGATACGTATTTCACACTGACAGAGCTCATGTGGTTTCTGCGCAATAAGCCGGAACTTATGGAAAAGTGCTGTAAGGTCCTCCAGGTGAACGGATATATCAACTATAAGCTTACCGGAACATTTTCCATCGATGATACCCATGCTTCACTTACTCAGATCTACGATATACACCGCTGCTGCTGGAGCGAAGAACTGCTGGCGGCTGTCGGCGCGGACCGCTCGCTTATGCCGGATGTCTACAGGTGCTGTGAACCGATTGGAAATGTCTCAAAAGCCGCAGCGCAGATGACGGGGCTCTCTGTGAAAACAACAGTGCTCGCGGGAGCGGTGGACGCCACAGCGGCAGGGCTGGAGGCCGGAGTTTATGAGGGCGGGAGAATCGCAGAAATGACCGGAACAAGTTCGGTCGTGCTCATAGGCTTTGACAGGCTTGTCACGGCACGAGAGCTGTCCTACTTAAAAGGGAGAGGAGAAAACAGCACGATCCTCTACGGGCCGATGAATACAGCGGGAGGTTCACTTAAGTGGTTCAGAGACGCGCTTTTTGGAGGGGAGACGGTCAGGAAAGATTCCTACCGGAGGATCAACAGCGAGATCGAGAAGATGGCAAAGTATCCGTCAAAGATCATATTTCTCCCATATATGGCAGGGGAGAGGGCGCCCATATGGGACCCGGACGCAAGAGGCACGTTTATCGGACTGAACCTGAATACAAACCGGGCGGAAATGATGCGCTCTATTATGGAAGGAACATGCTTTGCGCTGAAGGATAACCTGAACCAGGCGCTTAAGATCGGAATTCCCATTCATGACATTATCTGCTGCGGCGGCTGCAGTAAAAGTGAGATCTGGCTGAAGATCAAAGCGTCTGTTATTGAAAAGGAGATCAAGCTGCCGGAAGTAAATCTGGGCGCGCCGGGCGGACTGTCTTACATAAACGCGGCTTACATGGGAGAATACAAAAGTCCGGAAGAAGCGTCCGCCGCCTGTCTTAAGATCAGAAAGACGGTAGAGCCGGTAAAGGAATGGATAGAACCATACCGGGAAATGTTTGACGTATACGAAGAGTCATACCGGTCATTAAAGGAACAGTTTAAAGCACTCGTAAAAATATGA
- a CDS encoding 2-hydroxyacid dehydrogenase produces MKTLITARFDRKYEKLLETVTSDYTFAGYGVIGEKMPAAEMKEKIKGIELLITEFEDITKEVIEAADRLRVIVCCRNEAFASIDIEAATAKKIPVLRAGGRNAVAVAEHTIALLMCVSKNISLTDHLLKYTDELTGVSYKDDGGKRAQTMSEWSMDPDAPFALYGGGPEMYGKIFGQVGFGMIGREVAKRAKALGMELLVYDPYVEQEDMDYLGAKKTDLDTVMKESDFVSVNCNVVPETEGLISRDRIALMKPTAYFVNTARARVLDYDALYDALKEHNIAGAGLDVYPVEPIPSKDKFLALRNVVLTPHLAGSARDIVGHQTEITLGDVKKLLAGERPRFICNPEVLS; encoded by the coding sequence ATGAAAACATTGATCACAGCGAGGTTTGACAGGAAATATGAAAAGCTGCTTGAGACGGTCACGTCGGATTACACTTTTGCAGGTTATGGTGTGATCGGAGAAAAGATGCCGGCTGCGGAAATGAAAGAAAAGATCAAAGGGATCGAGCTTCTTATCACCGAATTTGAAGATATCACAAAAGAAGTGATCGAGGCCGCAGACCGGCTGAGAGTCATAGTGTGCTGCCGGAACGAGGCTTTTGCAAGTATAGATATTGAGGCGGCCACGGCAAAGAAGATCCCTGTTCTGAGGGCCGGAGGAAGAAACGCAGTCGCGGTGGCGGAGCACACGATAGCGCTGCTCATGTGCGTATCCAAAAATATCAGTCTTACAGACCATCTGCTGAAATACACTGACGAGCTGACAGGAGTTTCCTATAAGGATGACGGCGGAAAACGCGCGCAGACGATGTCGGAGTGGTCTATGGATCCGGATGCACCTTTTGCTCTCTACGGCGGCGGCCCCGAGATGTACGGCAAAATATTCGGGCAGGTCGGATTCGGCATGATCGGCAGGGAAGTGGCAAAACGCGCAAAGGCGCTCGGAATGGAGCTTCTCGTTTATGATCCTTATGTGGAGCAGGAAGATATGGATTATCTCGGGGCAAAAAAGACGGACCTGGATACCGTGATGAAAGAGTCCGATTTTGTCAGTGTAAACTGTAACGTAGTCCCGGAGACAGAGGGGCTTATCAGCAGAGACAGAATCGCGCTCATGAAGCCCACGGCCTATTTTGTCAACACGGCAAGAGCCAGAGTGCTGGATTACGATGCCCTTTACGACGCGCTGAAAGAACATAATATCGCCGGCGCCGGCCTTGACGTGTATCCGGTGGAGCCGATACCATCAAAAGATAAGTTCCTGGCGCTGCGCAATGTCGTACTGACTCCGCACCTGGCCGGCTCTGCAAGGGACATTGTGGGACACCAGACAGAGATCACGCTTGGCGATGTGAAGAAACTACTTGCTGGAGAAAGACCCCGGTTCATCTGCAATCCGGAGGTGCTCTCCTAG
- a CDS encoding class II aldolase/adducin family protein, translating into MNRQKAKLTQIEVCNTALSMYHSGLVAGTWGNISGRVDDEYMVITPSGMDYERLAAEDMVIINMHTLAYEGNLKPSVEAVVHASIYLDRPEVNGIMHTHSTYALTVATARKPIPPVCDDQVQILGGEVRLAAYTMPGTKEMAEEVVGALKERAGALIANHGAITVGRTLTEAYVGSQVLEKAAMVYINSQSIGGPVEISQEDIDFFHDFFLNKYGQR; encoded by the coding sequence ATGAACAGACAAAAAGCAAAACTGACCCAGATCGAAGTGTGCAATACGGCCCTCAGCATGTACCACAGTGGACTTGTAGCCGGTACGTGGGGAAATATATCCGGCAGGGTGGACGACGAGTACATGGTCATCACGCCGTCCGGCATGGACTACGAACGGCTGGCCGCTGAGGACATGGTGATCATCAATATGCATACGCTTGCGTATGAAGGGAACTTAAAGCCTTCTGTCGAAGCGGTCGTACATGCCTCCATTTATCTGGACAGACCGGAGGTGAACGGTATCATGCATACGCATTCGACCTATGCACTTACCGTTGCGACTGCCAGAAAACCGATCCCCCCTGTCTGTGACGACCAGGTTCAGATACTCGGCGGAGAGGTGCGTCTTGCCGCATACACGATGCCGGGGACGAAGGAGATGGCAGAGGAGGTAGTCGGCGCGCTTAAGGAGCGGGCAGGGGCGCTCATCGCCAATCATGGGGCGATCACGGTAGGCCGTACGCTCACGGAAGCGTACGTTGGTTCCCAGGTGCTGGAAAAGGCCGCCATGGTATACATCAACAGCCAGAGCATCGGAGGTCCTGTGGAGATATCCCAGGAGGATATTGACTTTTTCCACGATTTCTTTTTAAACAAATATGGGCAGAGATAG
- a CDS encoding 2-hydroxyacid dehydrogenase — protein sequence MKIFFTAEYNEEELKPLYEVGEVVKDGWALGLPKMPEEELAEKTRDADMIITSYDDITRKVIENAEHLKLIACTRATPVNVDMAAAKERGIPVLYTPGRNSDSTAEMTIGLMLSAARKIPMAYKALKGGEYTGDPSSRKETKEGLKADVIWDMKADAPYMVFKGTQLKGKTLGILGYGSIGRRVGRIARAFGMQLLIFDPFVGEVDVEEIGIKKAHSVEELMKESDFITCHMKVTPETTGIISRERIALMKPTAYFINASRGAILDEEALIEALKEKRIAGAAFDVYESEPIARDHPYITELDNVVVTPHIAGATDDVLVNHTKQIVSDIKRFLKGEHLLYQYRY from the coding sequence ATGAAGATTTTTTTTACAGCCGAGTATAACGAGGAAGAACTGAAGCCTCTGTATGAAGTGGGGGAAGTCGTAAAAGACGGCTGGGCGCTCGGCCTTCCGAAAATGCCGGAAGAAGAACTGGCAGAAAAGACGCGGGACGCAGATATGATCATCACGAGTTACGACGACATTACGAGAAAGGTAATAGAAAACGCAGAGCATCTGAAACTGATCGCGTGTACGAGGGCAACCCCGGTAAACGTGGACATGGCGGCGGCGAAGGAGCGGGGAATACCGGTCCTCTACACGCCGGGGCGCAATTCTGATTCTACGGCGGAGATGACTATCGGCCTGATGCTCTCTGCCGCAAGAAAGATCCCTATGGCGTATAAGGCCTTAAAAGGAGGAGAATACACCGGAGACCCGTCTTCCAGAAAGGAGACAAAGGAAGGACTGAAGGCAGACGTTATCTGGGATATGAAAGCAGACGCCCCCTATATGGTCTTCAAGGGGACACAGCTGAAGGGCAAGACGCTGGGGATCCTCGGCTACGGCAGTATCGGCCGCAGGGTGGGACGGATCGCCAGGGCATTCGGAATGCAGCTTCTGATCTTCGATCCGTTCGTCGGTGAAGTCGATGTGGAGGAGATCGGGATAAAAAAGGCGCATTCGGTGGAAGAGTTGATGAAAGAGTCCGATTTTATCACGTGTCACATGAAGGTGACGCCGGAGACGACAGGCATTATCAGCCGGGAAAGGATCGCGCTCATGAAGCCGACGGCCTATTTCATCAATGCGTCCAGAGGAGCTATTCTCGATGAGGAGGCTCTTATAGAAGCCCTGAAGGAAAAAAGAATCGCCGGCGCGGCCTTTGACGTATACGAAAGTGAACCGATAGCCCGCGATCATCCATACATAACGGAACTTGACAATGTGGTCGTGACGCCTCATATCGCGGGAGCGACAGATGACGTGCTCGTGAACCACACAAAACAGATCGTATCTGATATTAAGAGATTCCTGAAAGGGGAGCATCTGTTATATCAGTACAGATACTAA
- a CDS encoding FGGY-family carbohydrate kinase: MMKYILGIDVGTSNVKAVLFDECGNEVSVSSRESRTINGAANQVEQDMLLVWEKVKQCVKGVMEAGAASGEEVAAIGVTGQGEGCWLIDKDGNPVQNAILWCDGRAVDEVKAITQERPEVGELYHTTTGTPPLLGNQMVLLKWMKHNRREILDKARYMIFCKDWIRFKMTGEIRTEITDSLTSLIDVKDGTIAEELMKELGVYEYRRCIPAPVRSDEVVGTILDSFADETGLRRGTPVIAGALDTSATAVGLGAIHEKDVCVILGTTCASEIVMKKEDCEFGAPNSRYEKHPIGELFVELQPTLNGTPNIDWMLSNISLTKDFKEIDKIVDSIPVGCGGVVYHPYISVAGERAPFYHPYARASFFGISQVTTREHLIRAVYEGISLSIRDCLRNVDKRGTIYLAGGGAKSPVWAQMIADVAGMKVMIPSGEELGAKGVALMAGVSQGLYKDYDEAAEKACKFKRVFHPDPGNVKKYDLIYELYKRVRIHNQEIWDYRHQMNKKIKAIEED, encoded by the coding sequence ATGATGAAATATATTCTTGGGATCGACGTGGGAACATCAAATGTAAAGGCGGTATTATTCGACGAATGCGGCAATGAAGTCAGTGTATCGAGCAGGGAGAGCCGGACGATCAACGGCGCCGCAAACCAGGTGGAGCAGGATATGCTTCTCGTATGGGAAAAGGTAAAACAGTGTGTAAAAGGGGTGATGGAGGCAGGCGCGGCTTCCGGGGAGGAAGTGGCTGCCATCGGCGTGACGGGGCAGGGGGAAGGGTGCTGGCTCATCGATAAAGATGGGAACCCAGTACAGAACGCCATACTCTGGTGTGACGGCAGGGCAGTGGACGAGGTGAAAGCGATCACGCAGGAGCGCCCGGAAGTGGGAGAACTCTATCACACGACGACGGGAACGCCGCCCCTTTTGGGCAACCAGATGGTTCTCTTAAAATGGATGAAGCACAACCGCAGAGAAATACTTGATAAGGCCAGATACATGATATTCTGCAAGGACTGGATACGGTTTAAAATGACCGGGGAGATCAGGACAGAGATCACAGACAGCCTGACCTCCCTCATAGACGTCAAAGACGGGACGATAGCGGAAGAGCTTATGAAGGAGCTTGGTGTCTATGAATACAGAAGGTGTATTCCTGCTCCGGTAAGGTCTGATGAGGTCGTCGGAACAATTCTGGACTCCTTTGCAGATGAGACCGGACTGAGACGGGGCACACCGGTGATCGCGGGCGCCCTGGACACGTCAGCCACAGCGGTGGGGCTTGGGGCGATCCATGAGAAGGATGTATGTGTCATTCTGGGCACTACGTGCGCAAGTGAGATCGTGATGAAGAAGGAAGACTGTGAATTTGGGGCGCCGAATTCCAGATATGAAAAGCATCCGATCGGAGAGCTGTTCGTGGAACTCCAGCCTACGCTTAACGGGACGCCGAATATTGACTGGATGCTCAGCAATATATCTCTCACAAAAGACTTTAAGGAGATAGACAAGATCGTGGACAGTATACCGGTCGGATGCGGCGGTGTCGTGTACCATCCGTACATCAGCGTTGCGGGGGAGAGGGCGCCGTTTTACCATCCCTATGCGAGAGCCAGCTTTTTTGGCATCAGCCAGGTCACGACGAGGGAACATCTGATCCGGGCGGTGTATGAAGGAATCAGCCTTTCTATCAGAGACTGTCTGCGCAATGTAGACAAAAGAGGAACGATCTACCTGGCGGGAGGCGGGGCGAAAAGTCCCGTATGGGCACAGATGATCGCAGACGTAGCAGGCATGAAAGTAATGATACCTTCCGGGGAAGAACTGGGGGCCAAGGGCGTTGCCCTGATGGCAGGGGTAAGCCAGGGGCTGTATAAAGATTATGACGAGGCGGCGGAAAAGGCCTGTAAATTTAAGCGAGTTTTTCACCCGGATCCAGGAAATGTAAAAAAATATGACCTTATCTATGAATTATACAAAAGAGTCAGAATACATAATCAGGAAATATGGGACTACAGACATCAGATGAACAAAAAAATCAAAGCCATTGAGGAGGATTAG
- a CDS encoding sugar-binding transcriptional regulator, with amino-acid sequence MKRNLYIKIAYWYYTLGMTQDEIAKRLSFTRQKVNQIISSLIDLDVVNINIHGYERDNVELECRMEERFGLKEVLVTEDYGESSTAIYKVANVAAQYLDENIRQGDIIGVSWGHTLSEVVKQMEFKRRSECRVVQLIGAQNIEELVEKSDEIARGLANRLDCPSYMLYAPVVVEHAETKKWLMQERSIRVSCELMQKCDVALLGVGELTEQSTMCTRGHITRNDVRILREQGFVGDIAMNPIRKDGSWDNCPLSDRLLNADMECLKGIKNTVLIASGAQKVEAIQAALCTGTINTLIVDVTTARQVMDSF; translated from the coding sequence ATGAAAAGAAACCTGTACATTAAAATAGCATACTGGTATTACACTTTGGGGATGACCCAGGATGAGATCGCAAAGCGCCTGTCTTTTACAAGACAGAAGGTGAATCAGATCATAAGTTCTCTCATTGACCTGGATGTTGTAAATATTAATATCCACGGCTACGAGAGGGACAACGTTGAGCTGGAATGCAGAATGGAGGAACGCTTTGGACTGAAGGAGGTGCTCGTTACAGAAGATTACGGGGAAAGCAGTACGGCTATCTATAAAGTTGCCAATGTGGCGGCCCAGTATCTGGATGAAAATATCAGGCAGGGAGATATTATAGGGGTATCCTGGGGACATACTCTGTCGGAAGTAGTAAAGCAGATGGAATTTAAAAGGCGAAGTGAGTGCCGGGTAGTTCAGCTTATCGGGGCACAGAACATAGAGGAGCTAGTGGAGAAATCGGACGAAATTGCCAGAGGGCTTGCAAACAGGCTGGACTGTCCCAGCTATATGCTGTATGCGCCCGTTGTGGTGGAACACGCGGAGACGAAAAAATGGCTGATGCAGGAGAGAAGTATCAGAGTTTCGTGTGAGCTGATGCAGAAGTGCGATGTGGCGCTGCTCGGAGTGGGAGAGCTCACGGAGCAGTCAACTATGTGTACAAGGGGACATATCACGAGAAACGATGTGCGTATCTTAAGAGAACAGGGATTTGTGGGAGATATCGCCATGAACCCGATCCGGAAAGACGGCAGCTGGGATAACTGCCCTTTAAGCGACAGACTTTTAAACGCAGACATGGAATGTCTGAAAGGTATCAAGAATACAGTCCTTATCGCCAGCGGCGCACAGAAGGTAGAGGCAATACAGGCCGCCCTGTGCACAGGAACGATAAACACGCTGATCGTAGACGTGACGACCGCAAGACAAGTTATGGACAGCTTTTAA
- the dhaL gene encoding dihydroxyacetone kinase subunit DhaL, which translates to MNTFKNADGKPVLMNMVKAVQDNKAYLGEVDGLIGDGDHGMNMNKGFSVFEQRFADKDFSFTEGLDELGMILLNEIGGSMGPIYGTIFMDMAEAGEELEDIRVEDFGNMLAAGLAGLQGIVEAKVGDKTLVDTLSPAVDAVKAAHEAGEDYKEALVKMSAAAEAGRDSTKDMVARFGRSSRLGERSRGVLDAGAASCCIILKAMAEGILKMI; encoded by the coding sequence ATGAATACATTTAAAAATGCAGACGGGAAACCGGTTCTCATGAATATGGTAAAGGCTGTTCAGGATAACAAAGCGTATCTCGGCGAAGTGGACGGACTCATCGGAGACGGAGACCACGGCATGAATATGAACAAAGGATTCTCCGTGTTTGAGCAGCGTTTCGCGGACAAAGACTTCAGCTTCACGGAGGGGCTCGATGAACTCGGAATGATCCTTCTCAATGAGATCGGCGGTTCCATGGGACCTATTTACGGGACGATATTTATGGATATGGCGGAAGCAGGGGAAGAGCTGGAGGACATCAGAGTGGAGGACTTCGGGAATATGCTGGCGGCCGGCCTTGCAGGCCTTCAGGGGATCGTGGAGGCCAAGGTAGGCGACAAGACACTGGTAGATACGCTGTCCCCGGCTGTGGACGCGGTGAAGGCGGCTCATGAAGCGGGGGAGGATTACAAGGAGGCGCTTGTGAAGATGTCGGCCGCGGCGGAAGCCGGCCGGGACAGCACAAAGGACATGGTTGCCAGATTCGGGCGTTCCAGCCGGCTGGGCGAGCGCTCCAGAGGAGTTCTGGACGCCGGAGCGGCGTCCTGCTGTATTATACTGAAGGCGATGGCAGAAGGAATATTGAAGATGATATAA
- a CDS encoding dihydroxyacetone kinase subunit DhaK produces MQRILNNPDNIVDEMLKGFLKAHEDIVEAAKNPRVVRAKHIPEGKVGVVTGGGSGHKPAFIGYVGENLCDAAAVGEICSSPTAAAFLDACRAADQGKGVACLYGNYSGDNMNVKMAVKMAKKEGITVKTVVANDDVASAPKDEREKRRGVAGEVLMWKVGGAKAAKGGDLDEVIAAAQKAIDNTRSVGIGLTPCTLPAVGHPNFEIKDGTMEVGIGHHGEPGIEVCPLETADKMAKRMVDVVLPDYPFTEGDEVVVLVSGLGATPVMELYVLYDEIDRLLKEKGILIHRAYVGNYFTSLEMMGATLTVMKLDEELKELIDMPAYSMGLKQK; encoded by the coding sequence ATGCAGCGTATATTAAACAACCCGGATAACATAGTAGACGAAATGCTGAAAGGCTTCCTGAAGGCACATGAGGATATCGTGGAGGCAGCAAAGAATCCGAGAGTCGTCAGGGCGAAACATATTCCGGAAGGAAAGGTCGGCGTCGTAACAGGGGGAGGCTCCGGACATAAACCGGCCTTTATAGGATATGTGGGAGAGAATCTGTGCGACGCGGCGGCGGTGGGAGAAATCTGCTCTTCACCTACGGCGGCGGCTTTTCTCGACGCCTGCAGGGCAGCAGACCAGGGAAAAGGAGTGGCCTGTCTGTACGGCAACTACTCCGGTGACAACATGAATGTAAAGATGGCTGTAAAGATGGCCAAAAAAGAGGGTATCACCGTGAAAACAGTAGTGGCCAACGATGACGTCGCCTCCGCGCCGAAAGACGAGAGAGAGAAACGCCGCGGCGTGGCCGGGGAGGTCCTCATGTGGAAAGTAGGAGGAGCGAAGGCGGCCAAAGGCGGAGACCTGGACGAGGTGATCGCGGCGGCCCAGAAAGCCATTGACAATACACGTTCCGTCGGTATCGGACTGACACCGTGTACGCTTCCGGCTGTAGGCCATCCGAACTTTGAGATCAAAGACGGGACGATGGAAGTCGGGATCGGCCATCACGGGGAGCCGGGGATCGAGGTCTGCCCGCTTGAGACGGCAGACAAGATGGCGAAAAGAATGGTGGATGTCGTTCTGCCTGATTATCCGTTCACGGAAGGGGATGAAGTGGTAGTCCTCGTGTCCGGACTCGGCGCCACACCTGTCATGGAGCTGTATGTCTTATATGATGAGATCGACAGGCTTCTGAAAGAAAAAGGGATCCTGATCCACAGAGCGTATGTAGGCAATTACTTTACATCACTTGAGATGATGGGCGCGACCCTGACGGTCATGAAGCTGGATGAAGAACTGAAAGAACTGATCGATATGCCGGCGTACAGTATGGGGCTGAAACAAAAATAG